The Rhinolophus ferrumequinum isolate MPI-CBG mRhiFer1 chromosome 4, mRhiFer1_v1.p, whole genome shotgun sequence genome has a window encoding:
- the LOC117021261 gene encoding 60S ribosomal protein L21-like: protein MTNTKGKRRGTRYMFSRPFRKHEVVPLATYMRIYKKGDIVDIKGMGTVQKGMPHKCYHGKTGRVYNVTQHAVGIVVNKQVKGKILAKRINVRIEHIKHSKSRDSFLKRVKENDQKKKEAKEKGTWVQLKRQPAPPREAHFVRTNGKEPELLEPIPYEFMA from the coding sequence atgaccaacacaaagggaaagaggagaggcaccCGCTATATgttctctaggccttttagaaaacatgaagttgttcctttggccacatacatgcgaatctacaagaaaggtgatattgtagacatcaagggaatgggcactgttcaaaaaggaatgcccCACAAATGTTACCATGGCAAAACGGGAAGGGTCTACAATGTTACTCAGCATGCAGTTGgcattgttgtaaacaaacaagtcaagggcaagattcttgccaagagaattaatgttcGTATAGAGCATATTAAGCACTCTAAGAGCCGAGATAGCTTCCTGAAacgggtgaaggaaaatgatcagaaaaagaaggaagccaaagagaaaggtacctgggttcaactgaaacgccagcctgccccacccagagaagcacactttgtgagaaccaatggaaaggagcctgagctgctggaacccattccctatgaattcatggcataa